A stretch of Planococcus citri chromosome 5, ihPlaCitr1.1, whole genome shotgun sequence DNA encodes these proteins:
- the LOC135848963 gene encoding uncharacterized protein LOC135848963 has translation MMDKLCNFCGHSFNKTSNLKRHLLNIHQFSEGETRKYEKAKHTCAYCKIQLNIEEMNEHYTSEHDVIIETETLNFNSLEEWMQWKKLMENQTNCRFILVCGKTDTVERYTCHRNGEFITKSTGKRFMKIQGSKKTNTYCPASIKVSLENKNKIVVKFTPSHIGHENELRHIYHSPTKQQEIAAKLLAKIPPKAILEEVRNSLIVSDASVQRIHLLTQKDIHNIAAKYNIGIPYKQDQNPAVSVHMKIEELKSSEDSVLFYKTQGVCDEKQTFLKKEDFVLIMMNEAQSELLKKFGSDVIAIDGTHGMGHDFELFSIIVLDELRQGLLCAFMITNRKDEKIFKFFYNNVKSRVGNITPNVFMSDMADELYSGWCKVMGESKSRLYCTWHVDRAWQQNLTKIKNTDKRPEAYKLLRTCLEELDQNKFNILIVNVANTLKADDDWRDYGIYFDTYYVPKAEYWAYCFRRHAGVNTNMHLERIHKSIKYLYLDGKVCKRLDKSLHALLQYIRDRLFDRFIMLEKGKLTSKAMELRKRHRTAEEAKDKIQITSNPDDANFIVTSQKNIYYVTDNVAQCDCKLRCPACCVCIHRYNCTCIDSMIKFNMCKHIHLVCNFVKEATEAREESLPSTSTLPIDAAPAPVFPVTEIFSTVNEAPAPAPVTEILRRQITKKRAPTREELEAVFNDLLNTTATSDEGREKIMTALKQCSRSYTLPLHDVPVNVIPKVLTQSSVSARKKITQQLRFVSTKKSNTKRKQRAQKPCLEEKDEIFEKLM, from the coding sequence ATGATGGataaattatgcaatttttgtggaCATTCTTTTAATAAAACATCGAATTTGAAGCGTCATCTTctaaatattcatcaattttctgaAGGTGAGACTCGGAAATATGAAAAAGCCAAGCATACATGTGCGTATTGTAAAATTCAGCTGAATATTGAAGAAATGAATGAACATTATACCTCCGAACATGACGTCATCATTGAAACTGAAACCCTCAATTTCAACTCGCTTGAAGAATGGATGCAATGGAAAAAACTGAtggaaaatcaaacaaattgtcGTTTTATTTTGGTATGTGGTAAGACCGATACTGTCGAAAGATACACTTGTCATAGAAATGGTGAATTCATCACAAAAAGCACAGGTAAACGTTTCATGAAGATTCAAGGGTCCAAAAAAACGAACACGTATTGTCCTGCATCTATAAAAGTGAGcttagaaaacaaaaacaaaatcgtaGTGAAATTTACTCCAAGTCATATTGGTCATGAAAATGAACTTCGTCATATCTATCACTCTCCTACGAAACAGCAAGAGATAGCAGCTAAGTTATTGGCGAAAATCCCTCCTAAAGCAATCTTAGAAGAAGTGAGAAATTCGTTGATCGTTAGTGATGCAAGTGTGCAACGTATTCATCTACTTACCCAGAAAGATATACATAATATTGCTGCGAAGTACAACATTGGTATTCCTTATAAACAAGATCAGAATCCTGCTGTTAGTGTACATATGAAGATAGAGGAGCTGAAGTCGTCTGAAGATTCTGTTTTATTCTATAAAACCCAGGGTGTCTGTGATGAAAAGCAAACCTTTTTGAAGAAAGAAGACTTCGTCTTGATCATGATGAATGAAGCTCAatcagaattattgaaaaaatttggcagTGATGTAATTGCAATTGATGGTACTCATGGTATGGGCCATGATTTCGAATTGTTTTCAATAATTGTTCTAGATGAGCTACGTCAAGGGTTACTCTGTGCTTTTATGATCACGAATCGCAAAGATgagaagattttcaaatttttttacaataatgtgAAATCTAGAGTTGGTAATATCACTCCAAACGTATTCATGAGCGATATGGCTGACGAATTGTATTCTGGATGGTGTAAAGTTATGGGTGAATCAAAATCTCGCTTATACTGCACTTGGCACGTAGATCGCGCATGGCAgcagaatttgacaaaaattaaaaacactgaCAAACGACCAGAAGCTTATAAGTTACTTCGTACGTGCTTAGAAGAACTTGATCAgaataaattcaacattttaatcGTCAATGTTGCCAATACGTTGAAGGCTGATGATGACTGGCGCGATTATGGTATATATTTTGATACTTACTACGTTCCAAAAGCAGAATATTGGGCTTACTGCTTCCGAAGACATGCAGGTGTAAATACGAACATGCATCTTGAGAGAATTCATAAGTCTATCAAGTATTTATACTTAGATGGAAAAGTCTGTAAGCGTTTGGATAAGTCTCTTCATGCCCTATTACAATATATCAGAGATCGATTGTTTGACAGATTTATAATGCTTGAGAAAGGCAAGCTTACATCAAAGGCCATGGAATTACGAAAACGTCACCGTACAGCTGAAGAAGCAAAggataaaatacaaattacgAGTAATCCAGACGATGCGAACTTTATTGTTACTTCCCAGAAGAACATTTATTATGTGACTGATAATGTAGCGCAATGTGATTGCAAGTTACGTTGTCCAGCTTGCTGTGTGTGTATTCATCGATATAACTGCACGTGTATAGATTCCATGATAAAATTCAATATGTGCAAACATATTCATTTAGTTTGCAATTTCGTTAAAGAAGCTACCGAAGCAAGAGAAGAAAGCCTTCCTTCAACCTCAACCCTGCCCATTGATGCAGCTCCAGCTCCAGTATTTCCAGTAACAGAAATTTTTAGTACTGTTAATGaggctccggctccggctccagTAACAGAAATTTTGAGAAGACAGATAACTAAGAAAAGAGCACCTACTCGCGAAGAATTAGAAGCAGTATTCAACGACTTATTAAATACAACTGCTACGTCTGATGAGGGTCGAGAAAAAATCATGACTGCCTTAAAACAGTGCTCAAGAAGTTATACTTTACCTTTGCACGATGTTCCTGTGAATGTAATTCCAAAAGTGCTTACTCAATCCTCCGTTAgtgctcgaaaaaaaatcactcaacaaTTGAGATTCGTTTCTACAAAAAAGAGTAATACGAAACGTAAGCAAAGAGCACAGAAACCTTGCCTTgaagaaaaagatgaaattttcgaaaaactaatGTAA
- the LOC135848587 gene encoding uncharacterized protein LOC135848587: MELLYQNHFAYQFVSDDDMPTKNLHRTTFFRFNYFPIPKHKSILRSMIRADNYIRLYSKETKKPLTIYSGRSQKTILRKPYHCAPEFICKPVPFEIDFFWRIIKDEQNNAIILVTQLTQVLCNEKTYICHKNRDVLQSYWWHGGCIYTCSVDKDIIELLQLPQGQLKNTGTLDVSFAKKIETETTESPQSSPKSSNAKSPAKVTMQDFMSKKTFMLALLAYDASLAETVVDHNPPQSSGFFDILSGSGGHGGGGAWFDGGGGGDVGGHAGGDDGGGAGASD, encoded by the exons ATGGAATTATTATACCAA aatCATTTCGCGTACCAGTTCGTTTCAGATGACGATATGCCAACAAAAAACCTACACcgtacaactttttttcgcttcaattattttcctaTACCTAAACACAAATCTATTCTCAGGAGTATGATAAGAGCTGACAACTATATTCGACTGTATAGTAAAGAA ACCAAGAAACCATTGACCATATACTCTGGTAGAAGTCAGAAAACAATACTCAGAAAACCTTATCATTGTGCTCCAGAATTTATTTGCAAACCCGTCCCCTTTGAGATAGATTTCTTTTGGAGAATTATAAAAGACGAGCAAAACAACGCTATTATTTTGGTAACCCAACTCACTCAAGTCTTATGTAACGAGAAAACGTACATATGCCACAAAAACCGTGACGTATTACAATCGTATTGGTGGCATGGCGGCTGTATATACACCTGTTCTGTGGATAAAGATATAATTGAACTACTACAACTGCCTCAAGGTCAGTTGAAGAATACTGGAACATTGGATGTTTCATTCgccaaaaaaatagaaacagaaACAACCGAAAGCCCGCAAAGTTCACCCAAGTCGTCGAATGCCAAATCTCCTGCTAAGGTCACCATGCAAGACTTTATGAGCAAAAAAACTTTCATGCTCGCACTATTGGCTTACGATGCTAGTCTGGCAGAAACGGTGGTTGATCACAATCCACCACAAAGCTCCGgttttttcgacattttatcCGGTTCCGGTGGTCATGGTGGAGGTGGAGCATGGTTCGatggtggaggaggaggagatgTGGGAGGACACGCAGGAGGGGACGACGGTGGAGGCGCTGGTGCAAGCGACTGA
- the LOC135848989 gene encoding uncharacterized protein LOC135848989 encodes MNLFWILFAGFQFLELTEETVQLKALPQDSYESPIALIRNQGSTRLQLATPVEYETGKYWNRAIYAYNDSADEHGPAEEFRTACPLSIYTSQESEKRIEREWRAKNQPSEYGSLFFVDEVDWMYDLHCDGCSIKPSIQRITNEEGSVESCGLSAAEMWGVGFPIADKKQKVLDH; translated from the exons ATgaatttattttggattttgttcGCCGGCTTCCAATTTCTCGAACTCACCGAAGAAACCGTCCAATTAA AAGCACTACCCCAAGACAGTTATGAAAGTCCAATAGCCTTGATAAGAAACCAGGGCTCAACTCGATTGCAGTTGGCCACACCTGTCGAATATGAAACCGGAAAATACTGGAATAGAGCAATTTACGCTTATAACGATTCTGCCGATGAACACGGTCCTGCAGAAGAATTCAGAACCGCGTGTCCTTTATCAATATATACTTCTCAGGAAAGTGAAAAGCGTATCGAAAGAGAATGGAGGGCAAAAAACCAACCATCAGAATACGGTTCATTGTTTTTTGTAGACGAAGTTGATTGGATGTACGATTTGCATTGCGATGGCTGTTCTATCAAGCCTTCGATACAACGTATTACTAACGAGGAAGGTTCTGTGGAATCTTGTGGTCTATCTGCAGCCGAAATGTGGGGTGTCGGATTTCcg atagctgataaaaaacaaaaggtacttgatcattaa